In a genomic window of Mucilaginibacter sp. KACC 22063:
- a CDS encoding NAD(P)/FAD-dependent oxidoreductase: protein MTKETEIVCSPEQHEDMEALKQIASGALKTPAKNITALKILKRSIDARSRKVVYRMQVRAYINEPLPREHQVVSYPNVNNAKPVIIVGAGPAGLFAALQCIKQGLKPIVLERGKDVKQRRRDLANINKQGLVNPESNYCFGEGGAGTYSDGKLYTRSTKRGDVNEVLKVFTDHGADEDILIDARPHIGTNKLPQIITAMRETILNAGGEVLFDTKVTGMLVNFDQIEGVELASGEKLKADAVILATGHSARDVFEMLHRQNILIEAKPFALGVRIEHPQEIIDQAQYKCADRGPYLPPSYYSLVEQVDDRGVFSFCMCPGGIIAPCATDYNEIVVNGWSPSKRNNPYANSGTVVQINLEDIPGDEQDPFRLLNFQKQIEQLAFTAGGGNLVAPAQRMVDFVEGRVSADLPMNSYLPGTKSVALKDVLPKRVHQRLQKALPVFGRKMKGYYTNEAILVGVESRTSSPVKIPRDRETLQHPQIKGLYPCGEGAGYAGGIISAAIDGVNCANAAAKLIK from the coding sequence ATGACAAAAGAAACTGAGATCGTCTGTTCGCCAGAACAGCATGAGGATATGGAGGCTTTGAAGCAAATTGCTTCAGGTGCATTAAAAACCCCAGCTAAAAATATCACCGCACTAAAAATTTTAAAGCGTTCTATCGATGCACGTAGCCGTAAGGTAGTTTATCGAATGCAGGTACGTGCCTATATTAATGAGCCATTACCGCGGGAACATCAGGTAGTCAGTTATCCTAATGTTAATAATGCCAAACCGGTAATTATTGTCGGCGCTGGTCCGGCAGGATTATTTGCTGCTTTGCAATGTATAAAACAAGGCTTAAAGCCTATTGTGCTGGAGCGTGGCAAAGACGTAAAACAGCGCCGCCGCGATTTAGCCAATATCAATAAACAAGGATTGGTAAACCCCGAATCTAATTATTGTTTTGGCGAGGGAGGAGCGGGAACCTATTCCGACGGTAAATTATACACACGCTCCACCAAGCGTGGAGATGTTAACGAAGTACTGAAAGTATTTACCGATCATGGTGCGGATGAGGATATATTGATAGATGCCCGTCCCCATATTGGTACCAATAAACTGCCGCAGATTATCACCGCCATGCGCGAAACCATTTTGAACGCAGGTGGCGAAGTGCTTTTTGATACCAAGGTGACCGGTATGCTGGTCAATTTTGATCAGATCGAGGGTGTTGAGCTGGCATCAGGCGAAAAACTAAAGGCTGATGCTGTGATACTGGCAACGGGGCATTCGGCTCGTGATGTATTTGAGATGCTGCACCGTCAAAACATATTGATTGAAGCCAAGCCCTTTGCTTTAGGGGTACGTATAGAGCATCCGCAGGAAATTATTGACCAGGCGCAGTACAAATGTGCAGACCGCGGCCCATATCTGCCGCCATCTTATTACAGCCTGGTTGAACAGGTGGACGATAGGGGCGTGTTCTCATTTTGTATGTGCCCGGGTGGCATCATTGCCCCATGTGCTACTGATTATAATGAGATTGTAGTAAATGGTTGGAGCCCATCGAAACGGAATAACCCTTACGCCAATTCAGGGACTGTTGTACAGATCAACCTGGAAGATATACCGGGCGATGAACAGGACCCTTTCAGGTTATTGAATTTCCAGAAGCAGATAGAGCAACTTGCTTTTACAGCGGGCGGAGGCAATTTAGTAGCTCCGGCACAGCGTATGGTCGACTTTGTTGAGGGCCGTGTTTCAGCTGATCTGCCTATGAACTCCTACTTACCGGGAACGAAAAGTGTAGCGCTAAAAGATGTGCTGCCAAAGCGTGTTCACCAACGCCTGCAAAAAGCTTTACCGGTTTTCGGCAGAAAAATGAAAGGTTACTATACCAACGAGGCCATATTAGTAGGTGTGGAATCAAGAACATCATCACCGGTTAAAATTCCGCGCGACAGGGAGACCTTACAGCATCCGCAAATAAAAGGGTTGTATCCTTGCGGCGAAGGTGCAGGTTATGCAGGTGGTATTATCTCTGCTGCTATAGATGGTGTTAACTGTGCAAATGCCGCAGCCAAACTGATTAAATAA
- a CDS encoding methyltransferase RsmF C-terminal domain-like protein, translated as MNSTNFPPNFIESLSGTPGFNEENFIKSHENNPAPTSIRVNPYKEIKVKNAQPVPWCKNGYYLNERPSFTFDPLFHAGCYYVQEASSMFIDTIIRQIKQKTENNPLNILDLCAAPGGKSTLLASAMSAEDLLVANEIIKTRVPVLGDNLTRWGLPNVIVTNNDAKDFGRLPGFFDVVLIDAPCSGSGMFRKDPDAMSEWSEANVNLCHQRQERILADAYPTLKEDGYLIYSTCSYSIEENEQILDWLCDTFALESIRIATNSEWGIVETQSEKHKAWGYRFYPDKVKGEGLFAACLVKRESSGQHSSHKTKFQKINTKEIAPLHIYINHPEDYHYFKVNDEWLVIPEQHRDSMLLLQQYLYIKKSGVRIGKLAGRELIPDHDLALSNIINKDTFTKTALNKDQAIAYLRRDNIIDLETAQKGWSLMEFEGHTLGWAKLLPNRINNYYPKELRIIASPQPSPKEKE; from the coding sequence ATGAATAGCACCAATTTTCCGCCTAATTTTATAGAAAGCCTAAGCGGAACACCCGGTTTTAATGAGGAAAATTTTATCAAATCTCATGAAAATAATCCTGCTCCTACATCAATCCGTGTAAATCCATATAAAGAAATTAAGGTGAAAAATGCACAACCAGTGCCATGGTGTAAAAATGGATACTATTTAAATGAACGCCCGTCCTTCACTTTTGATCCTTTGTTTCATGCCGGATGCTATTATGTGCAGGAGGCGTCGTCCATGTTTATTGACACCATTATTCGCCAGATCAAACAGAAAACAGAAAACAATCCGCTTAATATCCTTGATCTGTGCGCTGCGCCGGGCGGTAAAAGCACATTATTGGCATCTGCTATGTCTGCAGAAGATCTGCTGGTTGCCAATGAGATCATTAAAACCCGTGTACCTGTATTGGGCGATAACCTTACACGTTGGGGGCTTCCGAATGTGATTGTCACTAATAATGATGCAAAAGACTTTGGCCGTTTGCCGGGATTTTTTGATGTCGTACTAATAGATGCGCCCTGCTCGGGTTCGGGCATGTTCCGTAAAGACCCTGATGCCATGAGCGAATGGTCGGAAGCTAATGTGAACCTTTGCCATCAGCGGCAGGAACGTATTTTAGCGGATGCCTACCCTACCCTGAAAGAAGATGGTTATTTAATATATAGTACCTGCTCATACTCGATAGAAGAAAATGAGCAAATCCTCGACTGGCTTTGTGACACTTTCGCACTGGAAAGTATCCGGATAGCAACTAATAGTGAATGGGGAATTGTTGAAACCCAATCTGAAAAACATAAAGCATGGGGTTACCGCTTTTATCCTGACAAAGTGAAAGGTGAAGGATTATTTGCTGCCTGTCTTGTAAAGCGTGAAAGCAGCGGACAACATTCATCGCACAAAACAAAGTTCCAGAAGATTAATACGAAAGAGATTGCTCCTTTACATATATATATAAATCATCCGGAAGACTACCACTACTTCAAAGTAAACGACGAATGGTTGGTGATACCCGAACAGCATCGGGATAGCATGCTTTTACTGCAGCAATACTTATATATCAAAAAATCGGGCGTACGAATTGGCAAATTAGCGGGTAGAGAATTAATACCAGACCATGACCTGGCTTTAAGTAACATCATCAATAAAGATACTTTCACTAAAACAGCACTTAATAAGGATCAGGCTATAGCGTATTTGCGCCGCGATAATATTATCGATCTGGAAACTGCTCAAAAAGGCTGGAGCCTAATGGAATTTGAAGGGCATACATTAGGATGGGCCAAGTTGTTACCTAACAGGATTAATAACTATTATCCTAAGGAGTTGAGGATAATTGCCTCTCCCCAGCCCTCTCCAAAGGAGAAGGAGTAA
- a CDS encoding CoA-binding protein, which yields MPDKKTLILGATPDPSRYAYLAASRLVNSGHSIVNVGIKKGEVAGVEIEKPEAVHNDIDTITLYVGPQNQPPLYDYILDTHPKRIIFNPGTDNSELRRMANERGIETLSACTLVMLSTGEY from the coding sequence ATGCCTGACAAAAAAACTTTGATACTCGGCGCTACACCCGATCCAAGCCGTTACGCATACTTGGCTGCAAGCCGTTTGGTGAATAGCGGCCATAGCATTGTTAATGTAGGGATTAAAAAGGGGGAAGTTGCCGGAGTGGAAATTGAAAAGCCGGAAGCCGTACATAACGATATAGATACCATTACCTTATATGTTGGACCGCAAAATCAGCCGCCATTGTATGATTATATTTTAGATACTCATCCAAAACGTATCATCTTTAACCCGGGTACCGACAATAGCGAATTGCGCCGCATGGCTAATGAGCGCGGGATAGAAACCCTTTCGGCATGTACATTGGTGATGTTGAGTACGGGAGAGTATTAA
- a CDS encoding RNA polymerase sigma factor, whose translation MISENSLNRIWEGCKNNDRKQQELLYRVLAPKMLAVCMRYTADRDEAQDVLQEGFIKIFKNIHNYRGEGSLEGWMRRIMTHSAISRYRKLRPMMLTAEISENCVPFYSAGQTNNRLETQELLSMIQQLPGNYRSVFNLYAIEGYSHQEIGSMLGITELLSRTTLHRARGILKKKVIQRDPSYAA comes from the coding sequence ATGATATCTGAAAATAGCTTAAACAGGATTTGGGAAGGTTGCAAAAATAACGACCGCAAACAGCAGGAGTTATTATATAGAGTGTTAGCGCCAAAAATGCTTGCCGTATGCATGCGCTACACTGCCGACCGTGACGAGGCACAGGATGTACTACAGGAAGGCTTTATCAAGATCTTTAAAAATATACATAATTACCGTGGCGAAGGCAGCCTTGAAGGTTGGATGCGCCGCATCATGACGCATAGCGCTATTTCACGTTACCGCAAACTAAGGCCAATGATGCTGACTGCGGAAATATCTGAAAACTGCGTACCATTTTATAGTGCCGGGCAAACCAATAACCGCCTGGAAACACAGGAACTGTTGAGCATGATACAACAATTACCGGGCAATTACCGCTCTGTATTTAATTTGTATGCCATTGAAGGTTACTCGCACCAGGAGATTGGCAGCATGTTAGGTATTACAGAATTATTATCGCGCACTACCCTGCACCGCGCACGTGGTATCCTGAAGAAGAAAGTGATTCAGCGCGACCCAAGCTACGCAGCTTAA
- a CDS encoding RNA polymerase sigma factor, giving the protein MQLITAHMAEDKANHTLQTIKAYGKSLWSFIRYRVKNDADAEDILQDVWYQLSAAVNAEPIEQTGAWLYKVARNKIIDKHKKKSESLINDLFGSDDEDDESLGQDYESLLLPELNTPENAYMNQMVWDELFAALDELPEEQKQVFIWHELEDLSFAEMTDMTGVPIQTLVSRKRYAVLHLRKRLKQLYDEIINS; this is encoded by the coding sequence ATGCAATTGATTACAGCACATATGGCCGAAGACAAAGCTAACCATACCCTACAAACTATTAAAGCGTATGGTAAAAGCTTGTGGTCATTCATCCGTTACAGGGTAAAAAATGATGCTGATGCCGAGGACATTCTGCAGGATGTTTGGTACCAGCTAAGTGCAGCTGTAAACGCAGAGCCTATTGAACAAACCGGGGCCTGGTTATATAAGGTAGCCCGAAACAAAATCATAGACAAGCATAAAAAGAAATCGGAATCTTTAATCAACGATCTGTTTGGCAGCGATGACGAGGATGACGAAAGTTTAGGCCAGGATTACGAGTCACTTTTGTTACCAGAATTAAATACGCCTGAAAATGCTTACATGAACCAAATGGTATGGGACGAGCTTTTTGCTGCGCTTGATGAACTACCCGAAGAACAAAAACAGGTATTTATATGGCACGAGCTTGAAGACTTATCTTTTGCCGAAATGACAGATATGACAGGCGTGCCGATACAAACATTGGTTTCGCGTAAAAGGTATGCGGTCTTGCACCTGCGCAAAAGGCTTAAGCAATTGTATGACGAGATTATAAATAGTTAG
- a CDS encoding RES family NAD+ phosphorylase has product MQFSDLNKIKEVLSELNAIDLRTVELDEILSLYAQLSQHVGIITVIPQGTVVTRAVSCNYLQGKGSGIPNEISQISYNPNAASCGFNRASWEGKTAFYGSVRSEFMEPYYTCGFEALGDLKESSNEIDKETFVIGKWIVKKDLQLVQVSGNLKHNESQVMKRTETFNEMVLRYPDKIEQLKMIDNFLTSEYSRVVEKTAKYKYKLSAAYAEFIKHDNWPGLLFPSVQVDGAGTNIALFPEYVHEYLDLERAALVIYYKRSNDIVNEFGMEAFPEGERLRWAEIYKYKLPPAIRKWYNGLSDDDSFKKYISYEDL; this is encoded by the coding sequence ATGCAGTTTTCTGACTTGAACAAAATTAAAGAGGTATTAAGTGAGCTTAACGCAATTGATCTACGTACAGTAGAACTTGATGAAATTTTGTCACTATATGCTCAACTAAGTCAACACGTAGGAATAATTACAGTAATTCCCCAAGGTACTGTTGTAACGCGTGCAGTAAGTTGTAATTATTTGCAGGGTAAAGGGAGTGGTATTCCAAATGAAATTTCTCAAATTTCATATAATCCTAACGCGGCATCTTGTGGTTTTAACAGAGCCAGTTGGGAAGGTAAAACAGCTTTTTACGGCTCAGTGAGAAGTGAGTTTATGGAGCCCTATTATACGTGTGGGTTTGAAGCATTAGGTGATTTAAAAGAATCATCTAATGAAATTGATAAAGAAACATTTGTGATTGGTAAATGGATCGTTAAAAAAGACCTTCAACTTGTTCAAGTATCTGGAAACTTAAAGCACAATGAAAGCCAAGTCATGAAGCGAACTGAAACGTTCAACGAAATGGTTTTGCGATACCCTGATAAAATAGAGCAATTAAAAATGATAGACAATTTTCTTACATCTGAATATTCGAGGGTTGTTGAGAAAACTGCAAAATATAAATATAAACTGTCAGCGGCTTATGCTGAATTTATAAAACATGATAATTGGCCAGGTTTATTGTTTCCTAGTGTTCAAGTAGATGGTGCAGGTACTAATATTGCTTTATTTCCTGAATATGTACACGAGTATTTAGATTTAGAAAGAGCCGCGCTTGTAATTTATTATAAACGCTCAAATGATATTGTTAATGAGTTCGGCATGGAGGCTTTTCCAGAAGGAGAAAGATTAAGATGGGCTGAAATATATAAATATAAACTGCCGCCGGCTATAAGAAAATGGTATAATGGGTTGTCTGATGATGATTCTTTTAAAAAATATATATCTTATGAAGATCTTTGA
- a CDS encoding DinB family protein produces the protein MQTTAEILQYKLENSFSGQPWYGTAIYHIIDNVSFEAAYEKPSGAAHNIAEILLHMISWTEEVLDRLNEKPAGVPLSGDWPETGAPDEQKWQMYKDDLKLVNVNLVKAIQDLLSEKWDQPIIDERNTEPVTTYAELIDGFVQHQIYHAGQIAILNEIIVG, from the coding sequence ATGCAAACAACAGCCGAAATCCTGCAATACAAATTAGAAAATTCGTTTTCAGGGCAGCCCTGGTATGGCACTGCCATTTACCACATCATAGATAACGTAAGTTTTGAAGCTGCTTATGAAAAGCCTTCGGGTGCTGCGCATAATATTGCAGAAATTTTGCTGCATATGATCAGTTGGACAGAAGAGGTACTTGACAGGTTAAACGAAAAACCGGCAGGCGTTCCATTAAGTGGCGACTGGCCTGAGACAGGCGCACCTGACGAACAAAAATGGCAGATGTATAAAGATGATCTGAAACTGGTAAATGTAAACCTGGTAAAAGCAATACAAGACCTGCTTTCAGAAAAATGGGATCAGCCAATTATTGATGAGCGTAATACGGAACCGGTGACCACTTATGCAGAGCTGATAGATGGCTTCGTTCAACACCAGATCTACCATGCAGGACAGATAGCTATACTGAATGAGATTATTGTTGGTTAA